One stretch of Hemitrygon akajei chromosome 18, sHemAka1.3, whole genome shotgun sequence DNA includes these proteins:
- the cd63 gene encoding CD63 antigen isoform X1: protein MTLEGGMKCIKYLLFIFNFLFWISGIALIVVGIVVQTKLNGTLHITSVAASGAPIVIIIVGVVINFVAFFGCCGAWNENYCMITTFAVLLVLIFLVEIAAAIAGYVFKDKIRDAFEKSFNQTMERYNQTTSKDIDNWQEQFHCCGSVNYSDWFPQLNNTVPDSCCKHVSKDCGKNVDAANIYRQGCVQLINDWLKNNIVIVAGVALGIALFQLLGIIFACVLMKGIKSGYEVM from the exons ATCTCGGGCATTGCACTCATTGTGGTTGGTATTGTGGTCCAGACCAAGCTGAATGGCACACTGCACATCACCAGTGTTGCTGCCtctggtgctcccattgtcaTCATCATAGTTGGCGTGGTCATCAACTTCGTGGCCTTCTTTGGTTGCTGTGGTGCCTGGAATGAGAATTACTGCATGATAACCACG TTTGCTGTTCTTCTGGTCCTCATCTTTCTTGTGGAGATTGCTGCTGCCATTGCTGGTTACGTTTTCAAGGACAAG ATTCGCGATGCCTTTGAGAAGTCGTTTAATCAAACCATGGAGAGGTACAACCAGACGACTAGCAAGGACATTGACAATTGGCAGGAACAG TTCCACTGCTGTGGTAGTGTCAACTATAGTGACTGGTTCCCGCAGCTGAATAACACGGTGCCAGATTCTTGTTGTAAGCATGTCTCTAAAGATTGTGGCAAGAATGTTGATGCTGCAAACATATACAGGCAG ggCTGTGTGCAGCTTATTAATgattggcttaaaaacaacattgTGATCGTGGCAGGTGTTGCTCTTGGAATTGCCTTATTCCAG ctCCTTGGAATTATATTTGCATGCGTGCTGATGAAAGGCATTAAAAGTGGCTATGAAGTAATGTAG
- the cd63 gene encoding CD63 antigen isoform X2, translating into MAPISGIALIVVGIVVQTKLNGTLHITSVAASGAPIVIIIVGVVINFVAFFGCCGAWNENYCMITTFAVLLVLIFLVEIAAAIAGYVFKDKIRDAFEKSFNQTMERYNQTTSKDIDNWQEQFHCCGSVNYSDWFPQLNNTVPDSCCKHVSKDCGKNVDAANIYRQGCVQLINDWLKNNIVIVAGVALGIALFQLLGIIFACVLMKGIKSGYEVM; encoded by the exons ATCTCGGGCATTGCACTCATTGTGGTTGGTATTGTGGTCCAGACCAAGCTGAATGGCACACTGCACATCACCAGTGTTGCTGCCtctggtgctcccattgtcaTCATCATAGTTGGCGTGGTCATCAACTTCGTGGCCTTCTTTGGTTGCTGTGGTGCCTGGAATGAGAATTACTGCATGATAACCACG TTTGCTGTTCTTCTGGTCCTCATCTTTCTTGTGGAGATTGCTGCTGCCATTGCTGGTTACGTTTTCAAGGACAAG ATTCGCGATGCCTTTGAGAAGTCGTTTAATCAAACCATGGAGAGGTACAACCAGACGACTAGCAAGGACATTGACAATTGGCAGGAACAG TTCCACTGCTGTGGTAGTGTCAACTATAGTGACTGGTTCCCGCAGCTGAATAACACGGTGCCAGATTCTTGTTGTAAGCATGTCTCTAAAGATTGTGGCAAGAATGTTGATGCTGCAAACATATACAGGCAG ggCTGTGTGCAGCTTATTAATgattggcttaaaaacaacattgTGATCGTGGCAGGTGTTGCTCTTGGAATTGCCTTATTCCAG ctCCTTGGAATTATATTTGCATGCGTGCTGATGAAAGGCATTAAAAGTGGCTATGAAGTAATGTAG